The sequence ataaaaaaggtGTTGTttatcatataataataataataataataataataataataatatatttagttttctttttaatctaaaaTACATTTTGGTTTACTTCGAAGAAGTTAATAAAAActttatacaatattttatatgaAGATCACTGTTAGGCATATAACTTTTTGAACAATGTAGTCAACTTGGGGGATTATCAGAGATAGTGAGGAGATAGATGAGAGGTTTTGCTAGGTCAATCGGCTTCATGACTAGCATCACAGCTGAGTTTGGGATTTAAGGGATGGTTTGCTACAAGCTATTCAGATTGGGGTGCAGAATCTTTTAATTGAGTTAGATGCTAAGGTGGTTGTTGAGCTAGTTTAGTCACATTCCCCCTCTAATGCTTTTTATTCCTCCTTGTTGGCTGATTGTAGGTCTCTTCTGGGCAGATTTCAGCACTACAAAGTGTCGCACGCATTCCATGAAGTGCATAGAGTTGCTGATGCTCTGGCTAAGTTAGGATGTGAGATGTAAGAGCATTTTGTAATTTTGGAAAATCCCCATCTGATGTAATTTCAACTTTTGTATATTCTGAAGCTATCGAGGATAACTTTTGTAGACTTACTGCCTCTAATTTAGCCATTTTGGCCTAGttgattaatattttcttttaaccaaaaaaaaaaaaaatgttgtcaaCTTATCATCACATAAAGTTATGGAAAAAATTATATCtctaatattaaataaaattatttaatttatatatatttttaagaataatttacttaatctatatttaaatataaaaaccaTTATTTAAATCTATCGCctcaaatatcaaattatattgAACCGGCTCCGGAGGAGAAGTAGATTTCCCATACCTGTTACCAAGAAGCTTATGTAGTTTGATAATGAGATCTTCTTCGTCCTCAGAAAAGTTGCCTCTCTTGATATCTGGCCTTAGATAATTCAACCAACGAAGTCGGCAACTCTTCCCACATCGCCTCAGCCCTACAAAATTAGAAGTGTCAGTGTGAATATATAATCGACAAAAGAGAACCACtttaagagaagagagaatatATAGTGCATATTGTTAGAAGTTAGAACCAGCTCTTTGAGGCAGGTCTGTCCATTTCCCTTCGCCATGGATTTCAATGTAGTTTTTAAGGATGTCATCTTCCCATGCACACCATGCTCCTCTGATTACACCTTTTGCACAGCATGGCCTCCTTCCCATTTCTGCTCTCTCACAACAactttttgctctctttttagATTTTGCTCCCAGTACTCTGCAGTGAGTTCCAAACCTTCTTAAACAAATGTGCCACATAAAGCATGGCCTAcctgaaattattattatattcatgGCTGTAGCATTTTTTCCGCGTTTAGCAACAAGGACAGaaaacttaaccaaaaaaaaaaaaaaaggacaaaaactACCTAATATTCAACTTTTTTGCTttctatttttagattttgctCACACTACTCTACAGTGAGTTCCAAaccttcttattattattatgccaCATAAAGCATGGCCTAtctgaaattattattatattcatgGCTGTAGCACGTTTTTCGCATTTCGCAACGAGGACAATAACTACCTaatattctctaaaaaaaaaaggaacaccaCCTACTTTTGAGGctatattgatatatatttttaaatgaatagaCTGTACATATTGATAATTTATGATTATTAACTAGGAAGTTCGGGCACTTCATTTGAGGTGTTGTCCCGTGTCGGACACGCGCTAGATACTTCTGCATATATGTCCTGGTTGTGTCcttcttttaaaattatattaaaaaaaaaaaaatacaagacaTAATCGGGACACAAGAACAAAAGGAATTGAATATtctttcacaaaacaaagataaCTATTGTGCTCTGAATAATAATATtgcatttgaaaattaataaatatctttATCCTTgatttgtattctaatttcttaACATCTTTAACAGTAATGAATTTGctttattatccattattaTTCTTagcttgataaaaaaaatgattaataatatatagaaataaaaaaatttattatttttcttaaaccgatatatgtttaatattatatgaaaataaatgtttaactatatataaaaatatatttaataattaattaatatacgTATCTTCGCCATACTTGTAtcatacttttttaaaaattgctgTATCGCCGTACAGTCAATGGCAGAGCTAGAATTTTAGTTTAGCGAGGCATAAAGCTAGAGTTTGAAATTGTAAAAACACCTAGAGATagaacggaaaaaaaaaatagtgatgtCTCTAGGGTTTTAGTGATATGAACATTAAGTAGTtttaaacttattattattattattattattattgtggggtacataaatttaaataagGTAATAGTGTCACGTGTCATACCCATGGCTGAGGAGGCCATTACCGTGCCGAGGAGTTCATGCACTTGGACGGTAAGACCAGAGGGGGGCCACACAAGAGAGGAAGAGTTTTAGAGAGGGGGTTAGCCCTGACGTGATTGGAGGGGTGGAAGTTGCCACCACATTTATTGCGCCTCACCAAACCccctggccgcatttatgtggagaagacccctgaacagtattgtcttggttgccgcaactcacagaagATTAGGGAGGGCGTCTAATGGGACAAGCATTCGAGTAGTGGCCTGCataatcaacaaatggagggcaaGGATCAGCCAAAAAAGGATATATAATGTGAGGGATCCTCCAGGGatgaggggggaggggggaggaaTCTGaagagaaaacactgtagtaacaagaactaaaattgtatccaagtttaaaagaaatatacttAAGGACCAATCTCTTCGGACTTTGCCAAGGAAGGTTTTCTTTGCAcaaagtttgtttttctttactttcttacCATTTTTCATTCACTATGCGCATTGTTCGATCCATTGAAACCTAGTCTTTAAgcccattctctataaattcattgtgttggacTCTTTGGGCCTGAATCCTTCTACTTTTTGGGCCTGAATCCTTCTACCTTTTGTGTTCAAGATCCAAACctagtccttacaattggcgctgtctgtggggaGCTTGAGCTTTAATGAGATCAACGTCTAGCTATGGTAGGTTCAGGGTCCAACCAAGAGGAGTTTGTTGGTTCTCAACGTCAGGACCAATTTCTCAATCTTGAACGAAGGAGGGCCCGCGAGGTTAGTGTGTACACCGCGCATACTAGTAGGAGCTAGTCTTGAGGCAGGAGTTACATCTTTCATGAGGAGAACACTAGAAACATGCCGTTGGAGATTGATCGTTTTCACAGGAGGCTATGCCACGAGTGTGGAGAGGGACTCCATTAGACTTCGACCcttcttttgatgatgataGAGATGGCAATTACAAACCCAGGTGAAGGACTACCCCCAGAGAATCTTTTTCGTGTGATGAGGATCACCATTATGAGCGCAAGAATAGTGGCCCGTCTCGCAAAGGCCTGGGAAATGATGCTTTGAGTAAGGCGCTGAACCAAATTTCCAAGTCATCTTTTACACATAGAATTGAGAGAGGAAAGCTTCCCCACCAGTTTACGCAGCCCACGTTCACCGTGTACAATGGCAGAGCAGACGctgtggagcatgtgagccacttCAACCAGAGGATGGTTGTACACTCCAAGAATGAGGCCTTAATATGCAAAGTGTTTCCATCCAGTTTGGGGCctgtggcgatgagatggtttgacggCCTAAGGGAAGGCTCTATTAACTCCTTTAAGGAGCTTACATGGGAATTCAGGGCTTGTTTTGTTACTTGTAGCAGGGTTCCTTGGCCTTTGTACTCCTTGTTGTCCATGACCATGCTGGAGTGGGAGAACTTGAAAACATATTTTGATAGGTACTGGGAGATATTCAATAAGATTGATGGGAATTTTGACGACGTGGCCATAAGGACTTTTAAGGTTAGCCTGCCCGCTGAGCACGATTTGAGAAAATCTCTGACAAGGAAGCCTGTTGAGAGCATGCGTCAGCTCATGGATCGTATTGACGAGTACAAACGGGTCGAGGAGGACCAGCAGCAAGGAAAGGGAAAGGCTAAGGTGATCCCTTAGGAGTGGAGGGATTTTAGTTCAGATAGGTACAATAGCAGTCAACCTCGGAGATATTTTGTCGGGCTCCCTGGTTTGGTTGCCACCCAGATGg is a genomic window of Quercus lobata isolate SW786 chromosome 2, ValleyOak3.0 Primary Assembly, whole genome shotgun sequence containing:
- the LOC115978156 gene encoding anthocyanin regulatory C1 protein-like, which produces MGRRPCCAKGVIRGAWCAWEDDILKNYIEIHGEGKWTDLPQRAGLRRCGKSCRLRWLNYLRPDIKRGNFSEDEEDLIIKLHKLLGNSWSLIARRLPGRTDNEIKNYWNTILSKRIKNLTSNSNPRIKPIAHPVF